Proteins from a genomic interval of Neodiprion lecontei isolate iyNeoLeco1 chromosome 2, iyNeoLeco1.1, whole genome shotgun sequence:
- the LOC107217003 gene encoding integrin beta-PS, which produces MRVWFCAVIIFAFESAVILGQKNVRDGCTGQKTCAACIRTLGCIWCNIEDVRKTSDTKSRCVNESQLAEDSLWCTNGKKENYTSQLNLIDDANFSSAKKGKKVVQLRPQRVNLRLRKGKEYRLKLAYKRARDYPMDLYFLVDLSISMDKFRATLSKLGRQIARKLKHLTSDFQLGFGSFIDKKNYPSTVLYNNLTFPKSYAFKHSLNLTKNLKEFEKVGDPGPDVGINDIPESGFDGIMQSIVCREQIGWRSEARNLLIHASDALPHIAGDGKIGGLPEPNDEQCHLDESGYYTHAELQDFPSIGQINHQAANNSVNILFLVFRSQDEEVYKGITRVIKGSTVRTVGSNFDNVLQVIRQEYESLVESVTMTSRTSSNVIDVQFLSKCSGKEENLRDKCDNIRLNDTVEFVAEIKAITCPEREEDWHQTIEIRPQGINEKLIVNVELLCGCECSKDKPKNSEASRCRSHEKFDCGVCTYDGDFFGKNCPSKKDEDEEEAEKLTQACRASNASEVLCSDQGRCIYGKCCCFSENIKGTFCECDDNSCRRSNDGLMCGGHGTCDCGKCTCYYGWGGKACELETDTSSCLPPVKNAKACSGAGECKDGKCVCDKEKKRHGEFCEECPSCPSQKCDELKDCVECVVHKAGSIHTKSPDCDGCGKYNIKKVDAIEKNADEKNPEEHYCQIPAGDGSTFVFTYFYNGKDIHVNAEKDKKYPLIDDFVAVTLAVMAVTLLLGLLTILAWKVATHVHDKREFQKFEKERANPKWGQTRNPLYVDAVTTFQNPTFSSLREADEF; this is translated from the exons ATGCGTGTCTGGTTTTGTGCTGTGATAATCTTTGCGTTCGAATCGGCCGTCATCCTTGGGCAGAAAAATGTCCGCGATGGTTGTACCGGGCAGAAGACTTGCGCGGCGTGTATTAGAACTCTGGGCTGTATCTGGTGTAACATCGAG GATGTCCGGAAAACGAGTGACACGAAATCACGATGTGTGAACGAAAGTCAGCTTGCCGAGGACAGCTTGTGGTGCACGAACGGGAAAAAAGAGAATTACACAAGCCAATTGAACCTAATTGACGACGCGAACTTTTCCTCggcaaaaaaaggaaagaaagtgGTGCAGCTCCGACCGCAACGTGTCAACTTGAGGCTTCGAAAGG GTAAAGAGTACCGTCTCAAGTTGGCGTATAAAAGGGCCAGGGATTATCCAATGGATCTGTATTTCCTTGTCGATTTGTCGATATCGATGGATAAATTTCGAGCTACTCTTTCCAAATTGGGACGCCAGATAGCCCGCAAGCTGAAACACCTCACATCCGACTTCCAGTTGGGATTTGGAAGCTTTATCGACAAAAAAAACTACCCGTCAACCGTCCTATATAACAATTT AACTTTTCCCAAGTCTTACGCTTTTAAACACAGCCTCAACCTGACAAAAAATCTCAAAGAATTCGAG AAAGTAGGTGATCCTGGCCCTGATGTAGGCATTAATGATATCCCCGAGAGCGGTTTCGATGGTATCATGCAATCCATCGTTTGTAGAGAACAGATTGGTTGGCGATCAGAAGCCCGAAATCTTCTTATTCACGCAAGTGACGCACTCCCTCACATCGCTGGTGACGGTAAG ATCGGAGGATTGCCTGAACCTAATGACGAGCAGTGCCATCTGGATGAATCAGGGTATTATACACATGCGGAACTTCAAGACTTTCCCTCCATTGGCCAG ATAAATCACCAGGCTGCTAACAACTCCGTGAACATACTTTTTCTGGTATTTCGCTCTCAAGATGAGGAGGTCTATAAAGGGATAACACGCGTGATTAAGGGTTCCACAGTTCGAACTGTTGGTAGTAACTTTGACAACGTTCTACAAGTAATCAGGCAGGAATACGAG AGTTTAGTCGAATCTGTCACGATGACAAGTCGGACATCTTCGAACGTCATTGACGTTCAGTTTCTTTCGAAGTGTTCGGGCAAGGAGGAGAACTTGCGAGATAAATGCGACAACATTCGCCTTAACGATACCGTCGAATTTGTAGCCGAAATAAAG GCAATAACCTGCCCGGAGCGAGAAGAAGATTGGCATCAGACCATCGAAATTCGGCCACAAGGAATCAACGAAAAACTTATCGTTAACGTTGAGCTTCTGTGCGGCTGCGAATGCTCGAAGGACAAGCCTAAG AACTCAGAAGCTTCGCGTTGCCGAAGTCACGAGAAATTTGATTGCGGTGTTTGCACGTACGACGGGGATTTCTTCGGGAAAAACTGCCCGAGCAAGAAGGACgaagacgaggaggaggcggaaAAGCTGACGCAGGCCTGTCGGGCGAGCAACGCGTCCGAGGTTCTGTGCAGTGATCAGGGACGATGCATATACGGCAAGTGCTGCTGCTTCTCGGAAAACATTAAGGGCACATTTTGCGAGTGCGACGACAACTCTTGCCGACGATCCAACGACGGCCTG ATGTGCGGAGGGCACGGGACATGCGATTGCGGAAAGTGTACCTGCTACTATGGATGGGGCGGAAAAGCATGCGAATTGGAAACTGACACGTCTTCGTGTCTCCCGCCGGTCAAAAATGCCAAGGCTTGCAGCGGCGCCGGGGAGTGCAAAGACGGAAAGTGCGTGTGCGACAAGGAAAAGAAGAGGCACGGAGAATTCTGCGAGGAATGCCCG TCGTGCCCGAGTCAGAAGTGCGACGAGCTCAAAGACTGCGTTGAGTGTGTTGTGCATAAAGCCGGCAGTATCCACACGAAATCCCCGGATTGTGATGGTTGCGGTAAATACAATATTAAAAAG GTTGACGCGATTGAGAAAAACGCTGACGAGAAAAACCCAGAAGAACACTATTGCCAAATTCCGGCCGGTGACGGATCCACGTTCGTTTTTACATACTTTTACAACGGCAAGGATATTCATGTAAATGCGGAAAAGGATAAAAAGTATCCCCTGATCGATGATTTCGTTG CTGTGACTCTCGCCGTGATGGCTGTTACTTTGTTACTGGGATTGCTGACTATCCTGGCATGGAAGGTGGCAACGCATGTCCACGACAAGAGAGAGTTCCAGAAATTCGAGAAAGAGCGTGCGAATCCAAAATGGGGTCAG ACTCGAAATCCACTCTACGTTGATGCAGTGACAACTTTCCAAAACCCCACCTTCAGCTCTCTTCGCGAAGCCGATGAATTTTAG